A single Ammospiza caudacuta isolate bAmmCau1 chromosome 6, bAmmCau1.pri, whole genome shotgun sequence DNA region contains:
- the LOC131559522 gene encoding fibrinogen-like protein 1-like protein: MPLRSSAGLVLLLLSQCSVSLGSREALGLANAHLLPQRDYERLGNAHQKDYPRDCFEILKHSKGNSRDGLYIIQPKEEPIVVFCNMQDGGWTVIQHITANSTVDFDRTWQDYKYGFGSVDENHWLGNEYMHQLTGSSVQYILGVKLVNLNAEVKWGQYEPFLIEGEESQYRIRVGLYKGNATDALTLDTEAYLHDNQKFTTKDRDNDNYFMNCAKLELNGIPGGGWWYDACAGANLNRRNVIYWQRDCSKQQPCKFAWMMVKPIEHHQSYPTKACPCQKAEL; this comes from the exons ATGCCGCTGAGGAGCTCAGCAGGattggtgctgctcctgctctctcagtgctctgtgtccctgggctcCAGAGAGGCACTGGGCCTGGCTAATGCCCACCTCCTCCCCCAGAGGGACTATGAGAGACTGGGAAACGCCCATCAGAAAG aCTATCCTAGGGATTGCTTTGAGATTTTAAAGCACTCCAAAGGAAATTCCAGAGATGGCCTTTATATCATCCAGCCAAAAGAAGAACCAATTGTTGTCTTTTGTAACATGCAGGATGGTGGCTGGACAGTAATCCAGCACATTACAGCCAACAGCACTGTCGACTTTGACAGGACTTGGCAGGACTACAAATATGGATTTGGCTCTGTTGATGAGAACCACTGGTTAGGAAATGAGTACATGCATCAGTTAACTGGCAGCTCAGTGCAATACATACTTGGAGTTAAACTTGTGAATCTAAATGCTGAAGTCAAATGGGGACAGTATGAGCCATTCCTGATTGAGGGGGAGGAGTCTCAGTATCGCATCAGGGTTGGCCTTTACAAAGGCAACGCCACTGATGCTCTGACCCTGGACACAGAAGCTTATCTCCATGACAACCAGAAGTTCACCACCAAGGACAGAGACAATGACAATTACTTTATGAACTGTGCTAAGCTGGAGCTCAATGGCATTCCTGGGGGAGGCTGGTGGTACgatgcctgtgctggggcaaaCCTGAACCGCAGGAACGTGATATACTGGCAAAGAGACTGCAGCAAGCAACAGCCCTGCAAGTTTGCATGGATGATGGTCAAACCCATTGAGCACCACCAGTCGTACCCTACCAAGGCCTGCCCCTGTCAGAAAGCAGAACTGTAG
- the CHRM5 gene encoding muscarinic acetylcholine receptor M5, with translation MEVNLFSNSTVVNSSSINHKQLEGHSLWEVITIATVTAIVSLITIVGNILVMISFKVNSQLKTVNNYYLLSLACADLIIGIFSMNLYTSYILIGHWTLGSLACDLWLALDYVASNASVMNLLVISFDRYFSITRPLTYRAKRTPKRAGIMIGMAWLISFMLWAPVILCWQYFVGERTVPPEECQIQFLYEPIITFGTAIAAFYIPVSVMTILYCRIYKETEKRTKDLAELQGSESVAEYETIKPQKTLLKSCFSCKQQNLVKREGCQASWSSSSRSTSATAKASQAASTCMDWAKADQLTTCSSYASSEDEDKLATDPVFQVTYKSPSKSKAEEYSETTDVVVKDQPEESDFENQKYFFSPTKEHVQKSKKCVAYKFRLVVKADGTQEANNGCRKVKITPCSAALSKDPSIKSMDPNINNQITKRKRMVLIKERKAAQTLSAILLAFIITWTPYNIMVLISTFCSDCIPLTLWHLGYWLCYVNSTVNPMCYALCNKTFRKTFKMLLFCQWKKKKVEEKLYWQGNTRLP, from the coding sequence ATGGAAGTCAATTTATTCAGCAATTCTACTGTTGTAAACAGTTCATCCATCAACCATAAGCAGTTAGAAGGGCATAGCCTCTGGGAAGTCATTACTATTGCCACTGTAACTGCAATTGTAAGCTTAATAACCATAGTGGGAAATATTCTTGTAATGATATCCTTTAAGGTCAACAGTCAGCTCAAAACTGTCAACAATTATTACTTGCTCAGCCTTGCCTGTGCAGATCTCATCATTGGGATATTTTCTATGAACCTTTACACATCCTATATACTCATAGGCCATTGGACTCTTGGAAGCCTCGCCTGTGACCTGTGGCTAGCACTGGACTATGTAGCTAGCAATGCCTCAGTAATGAACCTCCTAGTCATCAGTTTTGACAGATATTTTTCCATCACAAGGCCTTTAACTTACAGGGCCAAACGCACACCCAAAAGAGCTGGCATCATGATTGGTATGGCTTGGCTGATTTCCTTCATGTTGTGGGCACCTGTAATCTTGTGCTGGCAGTATTTTGTGGGTGAACGAACAGTACCACCTGAAGAGTGCCAGATACAGTTTCTGTATGAGCCCATTATTACCTTTGGTACTGCAATTGCTGCTTTTTACATTCCAGTGTCTGTGATGACCATTCTGTACTGCCGCATTTACAAAGAGACCGAGAAACGCACCAAGGACCTCGCTGAACTGCAGGGCTCAGAGTCTGTGGCAGAGTATGAGACGATAAAGCCTCAGAAAACTCTCCTGAAGTCTTGCTTCAGTTGCAAGCAACAAAACTTAGTCAAAAGAGAGGGGTGTCAGGCTTCGTGGTCCTCATCTAGCCGAAGTACGTCAGCTACGGCAAAGGCCTCCCAGGCAGCGAGTACGTGCATGGACTGGGCCAAGGCTGACCAGTTAACCACCTGCAGCAGCTACGCCTCCTCCGAAGACGAGGATAAACTTGCCACTGACCCAGTTTTCCAAGTAACTTACAAAAGTCCATCTAAAAGTAAGGCAGAAGAGTATAGTGAGACTACAGATGTTGTTGTCAAAGACCAACCTGAAGAAAGTGATTTTGAGAACCAGAAATACTTTTTCTCGCCTACCAAAGAACACgtacaaaaaagtaaaaaatgtgtGGCCTATAAATTCCGTTTGGTGGTTAAGGCTGATGGCACGCAGGAAGCCAACAATGGTTGCCgaaaagtaaaaataactccttgttctgctgctctgtcaAAGGACCCTTCCATCAAAAGCATGGATCCAAATATAAATAACCAAATCACCAAAAGGAAACGCATGGTTCTTATAAAGGAGCGCAAAGCGGCACAGACTTTAAGTGCCATTCTTTTGGCTTTTATCATCACTTGGACTCCCTATAATATCATGGTTTTGATCTCCACATTTTGCTCTGACTGCATCCCCCTGACACTGTGGCACCTTGGATACTGGCTATGCTATGTGAACAGTACTGTTAACCCCATGTGTTATGCCCTCTGTAATAAAACTTTCAGGAAGACTTTTAAGATGCTGCTTTTCTGccagtggaaaaagaaaaaagtggaaGAGAAACTATACTGGCAGGGCAATACCAGACTGCCATAG